In Burkholderia contaminans, the following proteins share a genomic window:
- the xerD gene encoding site-specific tyrosine recombinase XerD produces the protein MSESLISPEADGDAAAASPALLASRASIDVFCDALWLEHGLARNTLDAYRRDLMLFSQWLADTHDASLDSVDEVMVTGYIAARSDGKATSSNRRLSVFRRYYGWAVREHRASADPTLRITSAKQAARFPSTLSEAQVEALLGAPDIGTPLGLRDRTMLELMYASGLRVSELVTLKTVEVGLNEGVVRVMGKGSKERLVPFGEVAQGWIERYLREARPALLGARAADALFVTARGDGMTRQQFWNIIKRHAQHADVRAHLSPHTLRHAFATHLLNHGADLRVVQLLLGHSDISTTQIYTHVARERLKTLHAQHHPRG, from the coding sequence ATGAGTGAATCGCTGATTTCCCCCGAAGCCGACGGCGATGCCGCCGCGGCGTCCCCCGCGCTGCTCGCGAGCCGCGCGTCGATCGACGTGTTTTGCGATGCGCTGTGGCTCGAGCACGGGCTTGCGCGTAACACGCTGGACGCGTATCGGCGCGACCTGATGCTGTTTTCACAATGGCTGGCGGACACGCACGACGCGTCGCTCGATTCGGTCGACGAAGTGATGGTGACGGGCTACATCGCCGCGCGCAGCGACGGCAAGGCGACATCGTCGAACCGGCGGCTGTCCGTGTTCCGGCGCTATTACGGCTGGGCCGTGCGCGAGCATCGCGCGAGCGCCGACCCGACATTGCGGATCACGTCCGCGAAACAGGCGGCCCGGTTTCCGTCGACGCTGTCGGAGGCGCAGGTCGAGGCGCTGCTCGGCGCGCCCGACATCGGCACGCCGCTCGGCCTGCGCGATCGCACGATGCTCGAGCTGATGTATGCGAGCGGGTTGCGCGTGAGCGAGCTCGTGACGCTGAAGACCGTCGAGGTCGGGCTCAACGAGGGCGTGGTGCGCGTGATGGGCAAGGGCTCGAAAGAGCGGCTCGTGCCGTTCGGCGAAGTCGCGCAAGGGTGGATCGAGCGCTACCTGCGCGAGGCGCGGCCCGCGCTGCTCGGTGCGCGCGCGGCCGACGCGCTGTTCGTGACCGCGCGCGGCGACGGGATGACGCGCCAGCAGTTCTGGAACATCATCAAGCGCCATGCGCAGCACGCGGACGTGCGCGCACATCTGTCGCCGCACACGCTGCGGCATGCGTTCGCGACGCACCTGCTGAACCATGGCGCCGACCTGCGCGTCGTGCAGCTGCTGCTCGGCCACAGCGACATCTCGACCACGCAGATCTATACGCACGTTGCACGCGAGCGCCTGAAGACGCTGCACGCGCAACACCATCCGCGCGGTTAG
- the tsaE gene encoding tRNA (adenosine(37)-N6)-threonylcarbamoyltransferase complex ATPase subunit type 1 TsaE: MPATPSHPPHDAMLPAPLAERVIALADEAATEAFGTRFAHALDAARTELARAHAFDGLQIQLVGDLGAGKTSLVRAILRGLGHTGRVRSPTYTLVEPYALERDDGELEVYHFDLYRFNDPAEWSDAGFREYFNSSAICLVEWPQQAGTLLGVPDLVFSLDVDGDGRVLTVRAYSASGKACLERC; the protein is encoded by the coding sequence ATGCCAGCCACGCCCAGCCATCCGCCTCACGACGCCATGCTGCCCGCCCCGCTCGCGGAGCGTGTGATCGCGCTCGCCGACGAAGCGGCGACCGAGGCGTTCGGCACCCGCTTCGCGCACGCGCTCGACGCGGCACGCACCGAACTCGCCCGCGCGCATGCGTTCGACGGGCTGCAGATCCAGCTGGTCGGCGATCTCGGCGCGGGCAAGACGTCCCTCGTCCGCGCGATCCTGCGTGGCCTCGGCCACACGGGGCGCGTGCGCAGCCCGACCTATACGCTCGTCGAGCCGTACGCGCTCGAACGCGACGATGGGGAACTCGAGGTCTATCACTTCGATCTGTATCGTTTCAACGATCCGGCCGAATGGTCCGACGCAGGCTTTCGCGAGTATTTCAATTCCAGCGCGATCTGCCTCGTCGAATGGCCGCAACAGGCGGGCACGCTGCTCGGCGTACCCGATCTGGTTTTCTCGCTCGACGTGGATGGCGACGGCCGCGTCCTCACCGTCCGGGCGTACAGCGCTTCAGGAAAGGCATGTCTCGAAAGATGTTGA
- the plsY gene encoding glycerol-3-phosphate 1-O-acyltransferase PlsY, whose protein sequence is MQILLAALVAYLIGSVSFAVVVSGAMGLADPRSYGSKNPGATNVLRSGNKKAAILTLVGDAFKGWLAVWLARRFGLPDVAVAWVAIAVFLGHLYPVFFRFQGGKGVATAAGVLLAVHPVLGLATALTWLIVAFFFRYSSLAALVAAVFAPVFDVFLFGTSHNPVAWAVLAMSVLLVWRHRGNISKLLAGQESRIGDKKKAAADGGAQDGGKA, encoded by the coding sequence ATGCAGATCCTGCTCGCCGCCCTCGTTGCCTACCTGATCGGTTCGGTGTCGTTCGCCGTCGTCGTCAGCGGCGCGATGGGCTTGGCCGACCCGCGTTCGTACGGGTCGAAGAATCCCGGCGCGACCAACGTGCTGCGCAGCGGCAACAAGAAGGCCGCGATCCTGACGCTCGTCGGCGACGCATTCAAGGGCTGGCTTGCCGTCTGGCTCGCCCGGCGCTTCGGCCTGCCCGACGTCGCGGTCGCATGGGTCGCGATCGCCGTGTTCCTCGGCCACCTGTATCCGGTGTTCTTCCGCTTCCAGGGCGGCAAGGGCGTCGCGACCGCGGCCGGTGTGCTGCTCGCGGTGCACCCGGTGCTCGGGCTCGCGACCGCGCTGACCTGGCTGATCGTCGCGTTCTTCTTCCGCTATTCGTCGCTCGCGGCGCTGGTGGCGGCCGTGTTCGCGCCGGTGTTCGACGTGTTCCTGTTCGGCACGAGCCACAATCCGGTCGCATGGGCCGTGCTTGCGATGAGCGTGCTGCTCGTGTGGCGTCACCGCGGCAACATTTCGAAGCTGCTGGCGGGGCAGGAAAGCCGGATCGGCGACAAGAAGAAGGCGGCCGCGGATGGCGGCGCGCAGGACGGCGGGAAAGCCTGA
- the argF gene encoding ornithine carbamoyltransferase: protein MTTKTIRHYLQFKDFSLEDYEYVLERTGILKRKFKNYETYHPLHDRTLAMIFEKSSTRTRLSFEAGIFQLGGHAVFMSTRDTQLGRGEPVEDSAQVISRMVDIIMIRTFEQDVITRFAQNSRVPVINGLTNEYHPCQVLADIFTYYEHRGPIAGKTVAWVGDANNMLYTWIEAAQILGFKLRLSTPPGYALDMKLVSPDSAPFYEVFDDPNEACKGADLVTTDVWTSMGFEAENEARMQAFADWCVDEEMMGHANPDALFMHCLPAHRGEEVTAGVIDGPQSVVWDEAENRLHVQKALMEFLLLGRLKH, encoded by the coding sequence ATGACCACCAAAACCATTCGTCACTACCTGCAGTTCAAGGATTTCTCGCTGGAAGACTACGAGTACGTGCTCGAACGCACGGGTATCCTGAAGCGCAAGTTCAAGAACTACGAGACCTACCACCCGCTGCACGACCGCACGCTCGCGATGATCTTCGAGAAGAGCTCGACGCGAACGCGCCTGTCGTTCGAGGCCGGGATCTTCCAGCTCGGCGGCCACGCCGTCTTCATGAGCACGCGCGACACGCAACTCGGCCGCGGCGAACCCGTCGAGGATTCCGCGCAGGTCATCTCGCGCATGGTCGACATCATCATGATCCGCACGTTCGAGCAGGACGTGATCACGCGCTTCGCGCAGAATTCCCGCGTGCCGGTGATCAACGGCCTGACGAACGAGTACCACCCGTGCCAGGTGCTCGCCGACATCTTCACGTACTACGAGCACCGCGGCCCGATCGCCGGCAAGACCGTTGCCTGGGTCGGCGATGCGAACAACATGCTCTACACGTGGATCGAAGCCGCACAGATCCTCGGCTTCAAGCTGCGCCTGTCCACGCCGCCGGGCTACGCGCTCGACATGAAGCTCGTGTCGCCCGACAGCGCGCCGTTCTACGAAGTGTTCGACGATCCGAACGAAGCCTGCAAGGGCGCCGACCTCGTCACCACCGACGTGTGGACGAGCATGGGCTTCGAGGCCGAGAACGAGGCCCGCATGCAGGCATTCGCCGACTGGTGCGTCGACGAGGAAATGATGGGCCATGCGAACCCGGACGCCCTCTTCATGCATTGCCTGCCCGCGCATCGCGGCGAGGAAGTGACGGCCGGCGTGATCGACGGCCCGCAGAGCGTCGTGTGGGACGAAGCGGAAAACCGCCTGCACGTGCAGAAGGCGCTGATGGAGTTCCTGCTGCTCGGCCGCCTCAAGCACTGA
- the queG gene encoding tRNA epoxyqueuosine(34) reductase QueG, with translation MNRLPELAASDRPSTRAEGAAPCALDDAALTALAARIRAWGRELGFGAIGISDTDLSDAEAGLAAWLEAGYHGEMDYMAKHGMKRARPAELVAGTRRVISARLAYLPAETLAPDAAESGPGALALHDWRARERARLDDPQAAVVSIYARGRDYHKVLRNRLQTLAERIEQEIGAFGYRVFTDSAPVLEVELAQKAGVGWRGKHTLLLQRDAGSLFFLGEIYVDVPLPTDALTSPDTAPETPGAHCGSCTRCIDACPTGAIVEPYRVDARRCISYLTIELKGSIPEPLRPMIGNRVYGCDDCQLVCPWNKFAQAAPVADFDVRHGLDRATLVELFAWDADAFDTRMQGSAIRRIGYESWLRNLAVGLGNALRADAGRLTPQARDAIVAALRARADDPSPVVREHVEWALRAA, from the coding sequence ATGAACCGATTACCGGAACTCGCCGCATCCGACAGGCCTTCGACTCGTGCCGAAGGCGCGGCACCGTGCGCGCTCGACGATGCGGCGTTGACTGCGCTCGCCGCGCGCATCAGGGCGTGGGGGCGCGAATTGGGTTTCGGGGCGATCGGCATCAGCGATACCGATCTCTCGGATGCCGAAGCTGGCCTCGCCGCCTGGCTGGAAGCCGGATACCACGGCGAAATGGATTATATGGCGAAACATGGGATGAAACGCGCGCGTCCGGCCGAACTTGTGGCCGGTACGCGACGCGTGATCTCCGCGCGGCTCGCCTATCTGCCGGCCGAGACGCTCGCCCCCGACGCGGCTGAAAGCGGGCCGGGCGCGCTCGCACTGCACGACTGGCGCGCGCGCGAACGGGCCCGGCTCGACGATCCGCAGGCGGCCGTCGTATCGATCTACGCACGCGGCCGCGACTATCACAAGGTGCTGCGCAACCGCCTGCAGACGCTCGCCGAGCGCATCGAGCAGGAGATCGGCGCGTTCGGCTACCGTGTGTTCACCGATTCGGCGCCCGTGCTCGAGGTCGAGCTCGCGCAGAAGGCCGGCGTCGGCTGGCGCGGCAAGCACACGCTGCTGCTGCAGCGCGATGCGGGCTCGCTGTTCTTCCTCGGCGAGATCTACGTCGACGTTCCGCTGCCGACCGACGCGCTCACGTCCCCCGACACCGCACCCGAGACGCCCGGCGCGCACTGCGGCAGCTGCACGCGCTGCATCGACGCCTGCCCGACCGGCGCGATCGTCGAGCCGTACCGCGTCGATGCGCGCCGCTGCATCTCGTACCTGACGATCGAACTGAAAGGCAGCATCCCCGAGCCGCTGCGGCCGATGATCGGCAATCGCGTGTACGGCTGCGACGATTGCCAGCTCGTGTGCCCGTGGAACAAGTTCGCGCAGGCCGCGCCCGTCGCCGATTTCGACGTGCGGCACGGCCTCGATCGCGCGACGCTCGTCGAGCTGTTTGCGTGGGATGCGGACGCGTTCGATACGCGGATGCAGGGCAGTGCGATCCGGCGCATCGGCTATGAAAGCTGGCTGCGCAATCTCGCGGTCGGGCTCGGCAATGCGCTGCGCGCGGACGCGGGCCGGCTTACGCCGCAGGCGCGCGACGCGATCGTCGCCGCGTTGCGCGCGCGGGCCGACGATCCGTCGCCGGTCGTGCGCGAGCATGTCGAATGGGCGCTGCGTGCCGCGTGA
- a CDS encoding YajQ family cyclic di-GMP-binding protein, translating into MPSFDVVSEANMIEVKNAIEQSNKEISTRFDFKGSDARVEQKERELTLFADDDFKLGQVKDVLIGKLAKRNVDVRFLDYGKVEKIGGDKVKQIVTVKKGVTGDLAKKIVRLVKDSKIKVQASIQGDAVRVNGTKRDDLQSVIAMLRKDVTDTPLDFNNFRD; encoded by the coding sequence ATGCCATCGTTCGACGTCGTTTCCGAAGCGAACATGATCGAAGTGAAGAACGCCATCGAGCAGTCGAACAAGGAAATTTCGACGCGCTTCGACTTCAAGGGCTCCGACGCACGCGTCGAGCAGAAGGAACGCGAGCTGACGCTGTTCGCCGATGACGATTTCAAGCTCGGCCAGGTCAAGGACGTGCTGATCGGCAAGCTGGCCAAGCGCAACGTCGACGTGCGCTTCCTCGACTACGGCAAGGTCGAGAAGATCGGCGGCGACAAGGTCAAGCAGATCGTCACCGTGAAGAAAGGCGTGACCGGCGATCTCGCGAAGAAGATCGTGCGCCTCGTGAAGGACAGCAAGATCAAGGTGCAGGCGAGCATCCAGGGCGACGCGGTGCGCGTGAACGGCACGAAGCGCGACGACCTGCAGAGCGTGATCGCGATGCTGCGCAAGGACGTGACCGACACGCCGCTCGACTTCAACAACTTCCGCGACTGA
- a CDS encoding methylated-DNA--[protein]-cysteine S-methyltransferase has translation MFNAVIDAPFGKVGIRTDAAVVREIVYLPESVKSVDPDSPLAKRAVKQIERYFERASARFDLPLAEVGSAFQHRVWDVISDIPPGTVLTYGQVAKRIGSAPRAVGQACGANYFPLVIPCHRVVAAGGLGGFANHDDNGYYQKVKRWLLAHEGVPY, from the coding sequence ATGTTCAATGCAGTCATCGACGCGCCGTTCGGCAAGGTCGGCATCCGCACGGACGCCGCGGTGGTGCGCGAGATCGTCTATCTGCCCGAATCGGTGAAGTCGGTCGATCCGGATTCGCCGCTCGCGAAGCGTGCGGTCAAGCAGATCGAACGTTATTTCGAGCGTGCGTCGGCGCGCTTCGACCTGCCGCTCGCCGAAGTCGGCAGCGCGTTCCAGCACCGCGTGTGGGACGTGATCAGCGATATTCCGCCCGGCACGGTGCTGACCTACGGGCAGGTCGCGAAGCGAATCGGCAGCGCGCCGCGCGCGGTCGGCCAGGCATGCGGCGCGAACTACTTTCCGCTCGTGATTCCGTGCCATCGCGTCGTCGCGGCGGGCGGACTCGGCGGCTTCGCGAACCACGACGACAACGGTTATTACCAGAAAGTGAAGCGCTGGCTGCTGGCGCATGAAGGCGTGCCGTACTGA
- a CDS encoding class I adenylate-forming enzyme family protein has translation MPSSLRSSEPLDVDALLAALPRRIADVPARRAAQAPAHPALIEDARRLSYGDLSRAIDAAAAMLANLGVQGGDRVMIVAENCVAQIVLLFAAARLDAWALVSNARLSASELDAIAAHARPKLIAFTTDASPDARTHAERHDATPAGALPVDIGAWSYRVDPSAPGEPVAADGAAQCAALIYTTGTTGAPKGVMLSHRNLLFIAATSSSLRRVSPDDVVYTVLPVSHVYGLASVCLGSLYAGATLRLAPRFSPEAVRVALADEGVTIFQGVPAMHAKLLEHLHTQGHTWRAPRLRFAYSGGSPLDANLKARVERLYGVPLHNGYGMTESSPTITQTPLDAPRTDSSVGVPIPGVEMRIVAPDGTDVPPGEVGEICVRGPNVMLGYYRNADATRAAVSPDGWLSTGDLARQEADGAVTIAGRSKELIIRSGFNVYPVEVEQVLNAHPDVVQAAVIGRAVEGNEEVLAFVERVPGATADEATLHAWCAERLAPYKRPAHIRVLDALPAASTGKVLKHKLRELV, from the coding sequence ATGCCCTCGTCCCTCCGTTCTTCCGAGCCGCTCGACGTCGACGCACTGCTCGCGGCGCTGCCTCGCCGCATCGCCGACGTGCCCGCACGCCGGGCCGCGCAGGCGCCGGCGCATCCGGCGCTGATCGAGGACGCGCGCCGCCTGTCGTACGGCGACCTGTCGAGGGCCATCGATGCAGCCGCCGCAATGCTCGCCAACCTCGGCGTGCAAGGCGGCGACCGCGTGATGATCGTCGCCGAAAACTGCGTCGCGCAGATCGTGCTGCTGTTCGCGGCAGCCCGCCTCGACGCGTGGGCGCTCGTGTCGAACGCGCGGCTGTCCGCCAGCGAGCTCGACGCGATCGCCGCGCACGCGCGGCCGAAGCTGATCGCGTTCACCACCGACGCATCGCCCGACGCACGCACGCATGCCGAACGGCACGACGCGACACCTGCCGGCGCGCTGCCGGTCGACATCGGCGCATGGTCTTACCGCGTCGACCCGAGCGCGCCGGGCGAACCGGTCGCCGCCGACGGCGCCGCGCAATGCGCGGCGCTGATCTACACGACCGGCACGACCGGCGCGCCGAAAGGCGTGATGCTGTCGCATCGCAACCTGCTGTTCATCGCGGCGACGTCGAGCTCGCTGCGCCGCGTGTCGCCCGACGACGTCGTCTACACGGTGCTGCCCGTGTCGCACGTGTACGGGCTCGCGTCGGTCTGCCTCGGCAGCCTGTACGCGGGCGCGACGCTGCGGCTCGCGCCGCGCTTCTCGCCCGAAGCCGTGCGCGTCGCGCTCGCCGACGAAGGCGTCACGATCTTCCAGGGCGTGCCCGCGATGCACGCGAAGCTGCTCGAACACCTGCACACGCAGGGCCACACGTGGCGCGCACCGCGCCTGCGCTTCGCGTATTCGGGCGGCTCGCCGCTCGACGCGAACCTGAAGGCGCGCGTCGAGCGCCTGTACGGCGTGCCGCTGCACAATGGCTACGGGATGACCGAGAGCAGCCCGACGATCACGCAGACGCCGCTCGATGCGCCGCGTACCGACAGCTCGGTCGGCGTGCCGATTCCCGGCGTGGAGATGCGGATCGTCGCGCCGGACGGCACCGACGTGCCGCCGGGCGAAGTCGGCGAGATCTGCGTGCGCGGGCCGAACGTGATGCTCGGCTACTACCGCAACGCGGACGCCACGCGCGCGGCCGTGTCGCCGGACGGCTGGCTGAGCACCGGCGATCTCGCGCGGCAGGAGGCGGACGGTGCGGTAACGATCGCGGGCCGCAGCAAGGAGCTGATCATCCGGTCGGGCTTCAACGTCTATCCGGTCGAAGTCGAGCAGGTGCTGAACGCGCATCCGGACGTCGTGCAGGCGGCCGTCATCGGCCGCGCAGTCGAAGGCAACGAGGAAGTGCTCGCGTTCGTCGAGCGGGTGCCCGGCGCAACGGCGGACGAAGCGACGTTGCACGCCTGGTGCGCGGAGCGGCTCGCGCCTTACAAACGCCCCGCCCACATCCGCGTACTCGACGCGCTGCCGGCCGCGTCGACGGGCAAGGTGCTGAAGCACAAGCTGCGCGAACTGGTCTGA
- the ybaK gene encoding Cys-tRNA(Pro) deacylase, whose product MSKSRHVSETPATQLLRRHGIAFGEHPYDYVEHGGTGESARQLGVDEHSVVKTLVMEDEHAKPLIVLMHGDRTVSTKNLARQVGAKRIEPCKPEVANRHSGYLVGGTSPFGTRKSMPVYVEATILELPTIYLNGGRRGYLVSLAPAVLTSLLGAQPVQCASVD is encoded by the coding sequence ATGAGCAAATCCAGGCATGTGTCCGAAACCCCGGCCACCCAGTTGCTGCGCCGCCACGGCATTGCGTTCGGCGAGCATCCGTACGACTACGTCGAGCACGGCGGCACCGGCGAATCGGCGCGCCAGCTCGGCGTCGACGAGCACAGCGTCGTGAAGACGCTCGTGATGGAAGACGAACACGCGAAGCCGCTGATCGTGCTGATGCACGGCGACCGCACCGTGTCGACGAAGAACCTCGCGCGGCAGGTCGGCGCGAAGCGCATCGAGCCGTGCAAGCCCGAGGTCGCGAACCGCCATTCGGGCTATCTTGTCGGCGGCACGTCGCCGTTCGGCACGCGCAAGTCGATGCCCGTCTACGTCGAGGCGACGATCCTCGAGCTGCCGACGATCTACCTGAACGGCGGCCGTCGCGGCTACCTCGTCAGCCTCGCGCCGGCCGTGCTCACGTCGCTGCTCGGCGCGCAGCCCGTGCAGTGCGCGAGTGTCGACTGA
- a CDS encoding N-acetylmuramoyl-L-alanine amidase, translated as MSRKMLIKPFRSIESAATATHNWRRRQILRAGASTLVLGLVAPRIAHASSVLGVRVWPARDYTRVTIESDQPLQNSQQLLQGPDRLVVDLTGLDLDQALRDLVSKIAPNDPQIQSVRVGQYQPHVVRMVFDLKGSVKPQVFTLPPVGTYKYRLVFDLYPAVAPDPLSDLIAQTERKEQALNDTARAQQMQPPTTLAGPGTPPPAAGDNSDAFFQRFAQNTPHTPPATPSAPTKPAVKPPPVIARRDDSDDDGDTYKFTAPKSGKGGTVRLLTVAIDPGHGGEDPGAIGGGGTYEKHIALDIAKKLRAKIDGAPNMRAMMTRDADFFVPLNVRVQKARRVGADLFVSIHADAFTTPSARGSSVFALSDHGATSAAARWMANKENSSDLIGGINIKTADAAVNRALFDMSTTAQIRDSLRYGNYVLKEVGGINKLHKGSVEQAGFAVLKAPDIPSILVETAFISNPEEESRLNDDGYRDQMADAIFRGIKRYFAANPPLAKSRMA; from the coding sequence ATGTCTCGAAAGATGTTGATCAAACCGTTCCGCTCGATCGAATCGGCGGCCACCGCGACGCACAACTGGCGGCGCCGCCAGATCCTGCGCGCGGGCGCGTCGACGCTGGTGCTCGGTCTCGTCGCACCGCGCATCGCGCACGCGTCGTCGGTGCTCGGCGTGCGCGTGTGGCCGGCGCGCGATTACACGCGCGTCACGATCGAATCCGACCAGCCGCTGCAAAATAGCCAACAGCTGCTGCAGGGTCCCGACCGTCTCGTGGTCGACCTGACCGGCCTCGACCTCGACCAGGCGCTGCGCGACCTCGTGTCGAAGATCGCGCCGAACGATCCGCAGATCCAGTCGGTGCGCGTGGGCCAGTATCAGCCGCACGTCGTGCGGATGGTGTTCGACCTGAAAGGTTCGGTGAAGCCGCAGGTGTTCACGCTGCCGCCAGTCGGCACCTACAAGTACCGGCTCGTGTTCGACCTGTATCCGGCCGTCGCGCCCGATCCGCTGTCCGACCTGATCGCGCAGACGGAACGCAAGGAACAGGCGCTCAACGACACCGCGCGCGCGCAGCAGATGCAGCCGCCGACCACGCTGGCCGGCCCGGGTACCCCGCCGCCCGCAGCGGGCGACAACAGCGACGCGTTCTTCCAGCGCTTCGCGCAGAACACGCCGCACACGCCGCCCGCCACCCCGTCGGCGCCCACGAAGCCGGCCGTCAAGCCGCCGCCCGTCATCGCGCGCCGCGACGACAGCGACGACGATGGCGACACCTACAAGTTCACCGCGCCGAAATCCGGCAAGGGCGGCACCGTGCGCCTGCTGACGGTGGCGATCGACCCGGGCCACGGCGGCGAGGATCCGGGCGCGATCGGCGGCGGCGGTACGTACGAGAAGCACATCGCGCTCGACATCGCGAAGAAGCTGCGCGCGAAGATCGACGGCGCGCCGAACATGCGCGCGATGATGACGCGCGACGCCGACTTCTTCGTGCCGCTGAACGTGCGCGTGCAGAAGGCGCGCCGCGTCGGCGCCGACCTGTTCGTGTCGATCCATGCCGACGCCTTCACGACGCCGTCCGCGCGCGGCTCGTCGGTGTTCGCGCTGTCCGACCACGGCGCGACGAGCGCCGCGGCGCGCTGGATGGCGAACAAGGAAAATTCGTCCGACCTGATCGGCGGCATCAACATCAAGACGGCGGACGCGGCCGTGAACCGCGCGCTGTTCGACATGTCGACGACCGCGCAGATCCGCGACTCGCTGCGCTACGGCAACTACGTGCTGAAGGAAGTCGGCGGCATCAACAAGCTGCACAAGGGCTCGGTCGAGCAGGCCGGGTTCGCGGTGCTGAAGGCGCCCGACATTCCGTCGATCCTCGTTGAAACGGCCTTCATCAGCAACCCGGAAGAAGAGAGCCGGCTGAACGACGACGGCTATCGCGACCAGATGGCCGACGCGATCTTCCGCGGCATCAAGCGCTATTTCGCCGCGAATCCGCCGCTCGCGAAGAGCCGGATGGCCTGA
- the murB gene encoding UDP-N-acetylmuramate dehydrogenase, whose protein sequence is MPMPPDDSALSLLPDHPLAAHNTFGIAATARFAARITHASQFEALYRDPRVANLPQLVLGGGSNVVFTRDFDGVVLLDEIAGRRVVREDDDAWYVEAGGGENWHAFVAWTLEHGMAGLENLALIPGTVGAAPIQNIGAYGLEMKAYFDSLVAVELATGRSERFDAARCAFGYRDSFFKREGRGRFAIVSVTFRLPKQWAPRLGYVDVTRELDARGMAPDAATACDVFDAVVAIRRAKLPDPLVLGNAGSFFKNPVIDAAQFDALRARAPEVVSYPQPDGQVKLAAGWLIDRCGWKGRALGAAAVHDRQALVLVNRGGATGADVLALAQAIQADVRAQFGIELEAEPVCL, encoded by the coding sequence ATGCCGATGCCTCCTGACGATTCCGCCCTGTCGCTGCTTCCCGACCACCCGCTCGCCGCGCACAACACGTTCGGTATCGCCGCGACTGCGCGCTTTGCCGCGCGCATCACGCATGCGTCGCAGTTCGAGGCGCTCTATCGCGACCCACGTGTCGCGAACCTGCCGCAGCTCGTGCTCGGCGGCGGCAGCAACGTCGTGTTCACGCGCGATTTCGACGGCGTCGTGCTGCTCGACGAGATCGCCGGCCGCCGCGTCGTGCGGGAGGACGACGACGCGTGGTACGTCGAGGCCGGCGGCGGCGAGAACTGGCACGCATTCGTCGCATGGACGCTCGAGCACGGGATGGCGGGCCTCGAGAACCTCGCGCTGATTCCCGGCACGGTCGGCGCCGCGCCGATCCAGAACATCGGCGCATACGGCCTCGAGATGAAGGCGTATTTCGACTCGCTGGTCGCGGTCGAGCTGGCGACGGGGCGCAGCGAGCGTTTCGACGCCGCGCGCTGCGCGTTCGGCTATCGCGACAGCTTCTTCAAGCGGGAAGGGCGCGGCCGGTTCGCGATCGTGTCGGTCACGTTCCGGTTGCCGAAGCAATGGGCACCGCGGCTCGGCTACGTGGACGTCACGCGCGAACTCGACGCCCGCGGCATGGCACCCGATGCGGCCACGGCATGCGACGTGTTCGACGCGGTCGTCGCGATCCGCCGCGCGAAGCTGCCCGATCCGCTCGTCCTCGGCAACGCGGGCAGTTTCTTCAAGAATCCGGTGATCGATGCCGCGCAGTTCGATGCGCTGCGCGCCCGCGCGCCGGAAGTCGTGTCGTATCCGCAGCCGGACGGGCAGGTCAAGCTCGCGGCCGGCTGGCTGATCGACCGCTGCGGCTGGAAGGGGCGCGCGCTGGGCGCGGCGGCCGTGCACGACCGCCAGGCGCTCGTGCTCGTCAATCGCGGCGGCGCAACGGGTGCGGACGTGCTTGCGCTGGCGCAGGCGATCCAGGCCGACGTGCGCGCACAGTTCGGCATCGAGCTGGAGGCGGAGCCGGTCTGCCTGTAA